In Synchiropus splendidus isolate RoL2022-P1 chromosome 15, RoL_Sspl_1.0, whole genome shotgun sequence, the genomic stretch CGCCAGGGCGAGCTGGACGCTCTGGTTGCTACGGGTTTCAGGTCAGCACTCACTGAGGAGAGAAGACGCTACTGTTTCCTGGTGGACAGACAGTGCTGTGTCACCAAGCTGCTCATCAACTACCACTCCAAGGTGAACTGTTGTTGACAATATTATAGCGAGAATGTAAGCGGTTGATTTTTACCTCTGGGATTGGTGATGATAGAAGTTGGGACTTAATGTAATGGACCATCAAAATTTTGTTGGGGACCAGATATCTTTGAATAATGTGATGGACTTGCCATCCTCCCTTTCAACTGGAGACTACCACACTTACAACTTGTCTTCCAGGTGAGGGAGCTTCTGTCTCAGAAACTGTCGTCGTGGCAGCAGTCGTGTTCTCAGCCCACCAAACTCCCGGAGCGAGCTCTCAATCTGATGCGCCACACGGCGCCTCAAAGTTCAGGGGCCACCGGGGTTGCCGAGGTCCTGCGTAACGCCAAGATTGGTGCTGCTCAGCCAGAACAGGTCAGAACACTGATCAAATCCAAACCCCTTTGTTCATATCATACATTGAAATTGTAGTATTCAGTGTTACGGGGTGGTGAGGCTTAAAGGAAACCTGAATATATTCACAAATATAGAGCTGAGTCAAGTGGACCCACACATGCTCTCTGACCCCCTCACAGAGGCTGTCTGTCCAGGAAGTCCAACCTCTCTTAAATGGAGACTCCAGTCgctcgcagcagcagcagtgctcactgccctcctcctcctcctcccagagtGACACTGGACCCCCGCAGGGCTCCCCTGTGACTAGCTCATCATcctctgcaggtggagctgCTGGGGGATCCTCTCAAGGTGCTTCTCCTCAGCACACCACTTCTGCTGTGGACgcagacaccagcagcagcgtcaGTCCCACCACATCCAGCGGTTCTGCCCAGCAAAGCTCCTCCCACTTGGTCACCAACACCTCTAATCTCTCGCCCTGCCTCATCCCCTCCACTGTGATGTCTCTCAGTCAGGTGTCCCCCACAAGCAGTATGACCCTGGCCATCCCCCACAGTGCCCCTCACAGTCCCCCACTCCCTCACAGCGCCCCACTTTCCAGAGCTCTGACTCCTGTGCAGCTGCTCCACCAGCAGATGGGGCTGGAAGGATCCAGCGCTTCATCTCATCCCTGGCTGCTGAAGTCTGCAGAGATGTGTGCCACTGCTACGCTGCCACTGCCCAGGAGGCCGGTCAGTGAGATGAGGCTGGGCTTCCAGGGTAAGAGCTCCAACACATTCCTGACTCTGTTCTGGATTCTTCATCTTCTATTCCTCCTGGGTTCCAGGTTCGAGTCTTCCCAGGATAATGGGTTTGTCCGGACCTTCTCGTGTGGAGGCCATGTTTGCTCACTCACCTGGAGCGTCCGAGGGCAGAGCAgcaacaggaggaggagcttgcttATTATCCTTCCTGCCTGGTGACATCATTACCCTGCTCATTTCTGAGCCCAGAGACGGCTGGCACTATGGTCAAAATGATCGAACTGGAAGGTAGAACAGCTGATTTCCACTATTAACATGAGCTTATTTACATGGTTTGTTTCAGCATATAATTATTTGCTTTGCCTGCCCTCAAAAGGAAAGGCTGGTTCCCCTTCTCTTACACTCAACCACAGCATAAGACGGAGAACATGGACAGGTAGGCCATCggtaaatatatttcaaatcacCATGTTGTCCCTTCAAACATTCTCAATCTTCCTGCAGCCCTCCGCTGCTGTCAAAAGCCAACAGCACCAGTATGAGCAAGCTGGACAAACTGGTGTCGACTGTTCCCGAGCTGACACCAGAGTCTGAAGAGGAGCACATGCTCCCCCCACAGAGGGTCAGCACCTTCCGGCCCCGCCCATACAGCATGGCCGACACCAACAAGGTCAGGATTTAATCTAGACAC encodes the following:
- the zgc:158689 gene encoding brain-specific angiogenesis inhibitor 1-associated protein 2; translation: MSRTEEVNKMTENVYKGILDQFNPSLKNFVTMGKHYEKALTGVTVAAKGYFDALVKLGELASDSQGSKELGDTLFQMAEVHRQIQVQLEDVLKLFHSELLAQLEQKLELDIKYLTATLKKYQSERRSKTESIERCQSQLKKLRRKSQGSRHPNKYGDREMQFVELMSRRQGELDALVATGFRSALTEERRRYCFLVDRQCCVTKLLINYHSKVRELLSQKLSSWQQSCSQPTKLPERALNLMRHTAPQSSGATGVAEVLRNAKIGAAQPEQRLSVQEVQPLLNGDSSRSQQQQCSLPSSSSSQSDTGPPQGSPVTSSSSSAGGAAGGSSQGASPQHTTSAVDADTSSSVSPTTSSGSAQQSSSHLVTNTSNLSPCLIPSTVMSLSQVSPTSSMTLAIPHSAPHSPPLPHSAPLSRALTPVQLLHQQMGLEGSSASSHPWLLKSAEMCATATLPLPRRPVSEMRLGFQGSSLPRIMGLSGPSRVEAMFAHSPGASEGRAATGGGACLLSFLPGDIITLLISEPRDGWHYGQNDRTGRKGWFPFSYTQPQHKTENMDSPPLLSKANSTSMSKLDKLVSTVPELTPESEEEHMLPPQRVSTFRPRPYSMADTNKISAELVSAPPSPTRPNPFAHIRLRRTVTNDRSAPIIE